The genomic window AAGCTAACctgatataaaattaataaaataaaactaatcgaTAAGATTTAGGGTTTTTGTTAGAAGctataagaagaagaaggtcgGCAACATAGTGTTATGTAGGAACCACAATATTCAAGAGAGAAAAAGTGGAATAACGAATGATCTGATACACTTGGATCGTCAATTTAGAAGAACAAGATAAAAAAATGGAGATAAAGAATTGTAGtagaatgaaaaataataaaaaaatgaataaaatgaaaGCTAAATGAGCTactaaatgaataaataaattgaaatatgtattgaatcaaacattttaaataaaatcaataataaatcaattaatattatataaatcaaCTTCCAGTCTCCTAACAcaccttcaaaaaaaatatataaaaaaataaattaattaaaaataaaataaaaataaataataaaaacaacaacaacaaaaaatactggTGCACAAGCAATTCGTTTCTCGTTTGCCAGTGTGGACAATCGAACAGTTTAAGtgattaacaaaaacaacaacaacataaaaccaaaaaataatttcaaaaattttatttcagtatTAAAGACGTATAAGAAATACTAAATGTGAATAAAGAACAGTGCAGAAGAACTGAGACTTTGTGATTTACATAAAAAGCGCTtgtgataaaaacaaaaataaaaaatttatactaaGAAACCATTTCTTACCGAATCAAAAGACTTGAAAACACTTCAAAAATCGAAACCAACTTGTATCCAACGAACATACACACAGTAATTAGCAATGGATATTGATTACCTCGCCTACCTGGAGACCTTTTGGGCCTACTTCCCCTACCTCTTCTACAGCTTTGTCTTCCTCACGCTCATACCGAAATCGCTGCGCCGCATCAAAACTTTCGCCGACGCCGACTACGAAGCCAATCGTCACAAATACCATCGCTGCTATGCGCCCGACATCTGCTGTCACACAATGGGCGAAGCGCTGCCCAAGCCGAAGCCACGCAAAGCCGTAACACGCGTCTACCCGAAACGACACAGCACGGCGGGCACCACCAACACCGAAGCATACTACGGCAGTAAACAGGACGCGACGCCGACAGTCAATCACATTAAAAGACAAGTAGAACCGGCGTCCATACAAACCAACACGCATGTCAATCAAATTGCGAAAATGTTCGAGAATGTGCCAACGGTGACGGTGTCACCCGCGCTGTTGGGCAAGAAAATCAACCGCGTCACACCAACCATACAATCGCTGGATGAACCCACCAGCGTCATTGAAGACGTCACGCATGCATCGCCACCAACACCAAAGTCAACGCTGAATGCATCGCGCCTGTCGCAGCTCCTCTCACAGGAGCAACTGGAGAATTCGCTGAGTTTGTTGCAAGAGACAAACACGGATGAAGAACAGAATTGCTGGCGCGATTCACCGCCGCGACGCACAAAACGCCGCGCCGATGCGCCCACCGCGCTGCACTACAACGGCGCCGGCACATCTACAACGCCATCAACCGCCTCGCCAGTCGCCTCGTCACCACCCTCCGACTCACCGCCACTATCCGCCTCGCCGCTCGCCTCATCGCCGGTGCTCTTCCGTCCGCAACTGAGTATGAAATCCAGTTTGGAGGACATTTTCGCCGCCATCGCGCGCAACGCGGAGAAAACTGAGAATTTCATCTATGCCGGCTGCAAGTCGCTGTCGCCCGTCACCTCCATCGATGACATACTGTCGCAGCGTCGTCTGTCGCGTCCGCTCTCGGCGTACTCGATCAGCGATCTGTTGAATGAGGAGAGCAGCAACGCAGCCATGGATGAGGCGCGCGTGGAGAACTTTCTGTCAGTGCTGAACAAGACTTGAACGCGGCGCAAGCGCTAGTGCAAGTGCCAGCGCGCAACAGTTGGCGCGTTCACCATTAGCATACTtgtatgtgtaaatgtgtgCGTATATGTGTGCCGTATTGAAGTATATTTCGTGTGGTTGGGGCTGTGAAGTAGTTTATGCAATCAAGGATGGGTGTGTACTTTTAGTTAGCATGTGCTAGCTTTCTGCGCGCGCgcatgcatttgtgtgtgtatgtatgcgtagtTTACTGTAATATAAACCGTATGTGCATTAGCCTTAAGTTATATAGCGTTGAAAAAGTTGACAGCCAGCGTTTAGTAGTCGCGTCGCAGTGAAATGTCAAAGTGCCATGCAAGCAACGcctcagcaacaacaacaacaaaaataaaaatatgtataaaaaacagcaaaagcTGCCgcttcatacatacttacatagttTGAGTTATGTGCATTGCCAGCGCGCGCCCGGCTGGCAAGCGCTCCGGCGACAGCTGCAGCTGCAGCTGTGCCAGTGATGAGTCAGCGCGGCCAAAGCGCACGTCAGTCACAAGTCAGCGCCTAAGTTTGCGGAATTCGAAAATGAAAAGAAGTttcaaaggaaaaaataaataaaaaaaatgattttcttctttaatatttttctatgcaaagcgcttagttgttgttgttgtagtgtagTGTGTGCAGCATCCAGTAGGAAACAAAACTGTGAATatccaattaatttttatgactttATTATTGTGTAACGCTTTGTACGCGCATaaattgtagtttttattgCTCACACTGCTGTTACACGACTATTTAAATGATTACAGTTACAAGTTgcagtgtatgtatgtatgtgtatatgacttattaaaaactacatacaaacacatgcatatacatataataatttcaatcactgcacaaataatttcaaatcacaaagtaaaaacaaaaacaaaaacgaaaaaataaaaaatccaacaacagcaattgaGCAGTTATTTACTAGTAACTACTTGACTAGTAAGCCAATAAATGCAGGAAGCAAGTCTTCTGCTTGTCTCAAGTCTTATCTAAGTATAATTATCTGTCAACTTAAAGCATTAAACTGTAGTCCATCTAATGCCTTGTCATTACTTTTACTTTAGCCTCGTTTACCCTCGTGTAAGCCACGCTAAGCGGCGCTGCATTTGTGCAATTGCCgctgaatttaaataaatatgcttattaaaattgtatttgttgtaaatgtTTGAGTATGAGCTGTActtattatgtaatatttatatgaattatGCAAATAGCTGAACTAtctattaaaatacatatgtatgtatgtacatccttacatatacatatgtagatggaaTGGCATAGATTACATTGCAGTTGTGACGCCTCTTTATTGCTAGTTTTGTACacacgtacgtatgtatgtatgtatgtatttatatattttattttaaacgaaACTTTAATGCCAGTATCTCACGAACGACTAATACACCTGTATGTATAACGTTAAcgattgtatatattattttttttaagtattaacAAATGTATGAAgtgcaaataattgaaaaataaaacgaactttgcttttgctatttttagcAACATTACTAAGTggttttaatttagtttattttttctgccaatttgttatttttaagtttttttattatttaagattttttatttgttattgtatttattttttgatttatttttttattttttataaatttaaaattttttatttattttattattttttttattttattatacatttttattatatttttttttaaattttttatgttattttttttttttatttattttttttaaaatttgttactgaatttttttaaattttttttttggaaattttgttattgaaattttaaaattttttttttttggaaatttgttattgaaaaaattgttttttcatttttttacaaacatttttaattttgtaatacgAAAAGTTAGTGTTAGGGCGAGATTAATTTTCCGAAAAcagatatttttgttaaaaaaaatattaaaatttttaatttcatacttTTACTCATGATATTATTAGTTTTAGAGCAAATGTTATTGGCGAAAGTTGAAGTTGTGATTGAGAAAaatacagggttttccaataagagtgatatgatttctttttaaacaaaaaaagaaaaacactaattgttaaggaatTTCAAGTCTAGGGAATactactaactggtcactgtcttgTGGCGGCACACGCCcgaggtatacatatgtatatggggcTGACACATCGAAAAGACTGCAAGAAATAagtagagcaaggcaccagggaaacaatagagcatctcttgtgcacttgtttcgcattggcaagactacgttGTAAGCATCTAGGTtgcccacggtatgatacactggaggaaaTACCGATAGTGAAGCCCCagaatctgttaaaattcgcatcaagcgcaggcatcctaaaggatgactactcctcttggatcTAGGAACTGAACTCCAGTTTACCAGATTACCCCAATTTAAtcaagaaaaattcaaatatttttttcatttaatgtaaAGTACAATCCATACTTTATGTTCTGAATATATAATCATTAAAATAGATGTCACGACTTCCTTTACAgaaacgaattcgatgaacccaattttcgagtattttttccactaaatcaagtcataTGTCATAAATAACATGtacaatattgacttctaaagcttgaaaagAGTCTGGTTAATTGCTAAGAACAAATGATTTCAAATAACcacacaagaagtagtctaatggtgtcaAATCACAGTTTCTTGgtggccattcaatgtcacaatttcttgaaataatcgaatctccaaacctTCCTCACAATAATTCGGTTCTTgtacgtgctgtgtggcacgtagccccgtcttgttggatCGGATGTTGTCAAGATAAACTACTTTCAAATGCGATCATaaaagtcggttatcatggaTATATACCGCTCTCAATTGACAGTAACGTAGTCACAAGcatcatttcgaaagaagtacggaccgatgattccactagaccaaaaacaacaccaaacaGTCAATTTaagtgaatgtaatggttgtcttgaataatttgtgaattttcttcgcaccaaaatcgacagttttgtttatttagcgcaccactcagatgaaagtgaacCTCAACGgagaagataattttttttttttttaaatcgttatcgttttcaatttGTTCCAAAGCTTAATCAGCAAATTCATGCCGTTTATGGTGATCCAAGGTCTTCAGTTCTTGAgttagaacaattttatacggtTGCAATCATGACATACTAAAAATAACCGAAAtaacacttagaaatcatatcatccctatgGGTTAATCCGGTATTTGATATTGGTAAGGTAGAAGGTGTATCTTAAAATATATCAGAAAGCTTATAAATTTCTACTTTAAGGGCCACCCCAATGCGCCAATCTAAATAAAGTGGTTTTtaggaatttgaaaaaaaaaaaataaattataaatctttaaaaataaaatagttacaATACTAAAACTGGCTTTCTGTAAACTATAAACAATTTCGGAATGATGTGTGCTTAGTTTTAGTTGCTAAGCTAACCTCAAAGTGCAGGCCAGTAGTTCTCTTAAGTCATCAGTATCGATAAGCATTTTGCATTCGTGAAACAATTACAGAGAAAAACCACGTGTCATGCGATTCCAGCAGCGAAACTGTAGTTATAAGGACTACTGGCAagataaaagcaataatttatcTTTCTGCAAGTCCCTAATAAGTTTTTAATCTAAGCACTCGTTCAGCAGTTCATTCCATTTTGTTGCCATTACTCTGGGATCACGAATGATCAGTGTCCATTGCTCTAAGAGACGGCGATATAATTGAGCTGTTGTAAAGTCGCGAGGTCACGAAAAATTCCACATGGACAGATAGAACGAATTGCTATCCATGAATGTGGGTGTTATGCCCAGAACTCCTAGGTATGGATCAAAAGGCCGTCGCATATTGAAAAGAATGCATAGAGCCTGTCACAAATTTATTGTGGCGGCTAATATCAATTCCAAGCAATTCGATGGATTCGTAAAAGGCTTGGCAACTCAGGTGCTTTAACTATAGTTTGGCGAAAACTGGACAACGAAGGAGAAAGTGCCTAGATTTATGTACTTTAGACAACAACATCGCCtgaatacttgtatatatatacatacatatgtatgtatattgacagctTATCTTACTTCTAATGTGAATATGAAATGGACCTTCAACTACCCAAAATTCGATCTCGTTCTTTCCTTTTCATGCTCTCTTATTCTATTGAACTTTTCGTCAAGACGCTGTTTCCTCAATTTTAAGGCTCATTAAATAGATTGCAGTGCTTTGATAGATTTTAACTGTTCTCTATTTTTACTACACATTCTAAGAAATCACTCTTCTAGATAGTCACGCACACTTTCCCACttctatataagtacatatgtatgtatagtttgtCTCTGAGTGTTGGCTTGTGTTTGAGTGCACTCAATTCAAAATTAtctttcatatttcttcaattgacgcaaattaatttatttaaagtgtGTACGCTATGAGCTAATAGCatcataaataataacaaattgagcggaaaacatttttatataaataacatgtacataggtatacatatgtgtatgtacatatatatttagtgcAAGAAAAGcgaattttgaagaaaatattcttAATTGAAGGCACTCCTATGTACCGctataaaaacatatacttgCATTAGGGTGGTTTGATATTTTGCTCGAGTTATAGCTGAATTTGTAAGTAATGCATTGCATTGTACATATTATCAATACAGTCGTGGCATATATCgctatgtatgtactaaatatacaaatatgccaATTAAAGTGCTGACCTAAATTTAGGAAGACGCTTGCATTTAAATGTGCGTGGTtgccaaatatattttttttttattaatagcaGCGGCATATAGAATACTTGTTATCTCTTCTCATTTGAGAAAAACTGGAAACTGGCtttaaaaagttattgaaattttgatgaaaaaaaaaattaattaatatccagtttttgttagaatttaatttctttcaaagTTCAAATCCGCCGATGATATGCAATTCtcaattgtttttgaaaaaatttactcTCGGCACCATtcataaaacttattttcaataaaatataagaatatgcGCGTACTGTCATCTCTTAGGCAGATTTTCACTAAGTTGGTTAGCTAGTCAGGTTAAGTTAATTTAGTTTAGGTTAAGAGGTCGAGGTAACAGAAATCTTACTTGAACAGCTAATGCTGCGGTCCTTTATGGTACCTAACACTCCTATAATATATATCATAAGACCCTTATAAATCGACATAGCGCTTTAAGTCTTGTTTAAGCTTTGTTTTATGGTTCGTCGAAGGTCAGCTTTTCGAGATGTCTCCACCTCAAACTTGCAAAGGCGGCACAGTGAAGGAGAAAGTGCTTGAATGTCTCCGCTTCACTTTcatcaatacatatgtatttaacaaCTTGCATCTTGATCGCTggtattgccgctctgctgtcGTAGTGAATACTTACCTGCCTGAAATCGGCTACACTCCGAAGCACTACGTCTACTGCCACCTTTATAGCAACCACTTTTGCCTGAAAACACTAAAGCGATGCAAGCTTGACGATAAGCTCCTTACAGAAAACTCAACCTTCAATCTTCCCACCTAACTCCGAGCCGTCTTTGGAAAAGCTCACTGTGCCTCTTTTCCAGCGACTTATCCCGGTCTACATATCCCTCGTCGGTACATGAGCAAAGAGAAAGTCATCACGAGTAGTCACTGCGACGCAGTTGTCCATACCACAGATATTTGAATTGAATGTGAGACTATAACTCAACGAGCGCATCCACAATACCACGGATAATTGCGATTGAGCCATTGGTTGCCTAACTAAAATGTCTAAGAGCTATCGATGCTTTTTGGCTTTGGTCACCGAATCGGCtttttaacataacctaacctacttgtttaataaatagtacactataaaaaaaacaaagagtATTCAGAACGAGCTTCAAACCTGAAGGATATTTTCGAAGTGCCAGCGAGTAGCCTAAAGAATAAAATCAAGACACCCGCCAATAAAATTTAGCATCAATCGGAGGTGTGAACGACTCTATTGTCCAATTTAGACGTCAATGGCGCAATCCAATTTTATTCCTGcgagtttataatttttagcaaGTCATTTAGCGCTCTCCATATACGCCCATATACAGATAAAGTTGGCTGGCGCCTTTGTGCAATTAATTTTCCACTTTGCATTTTCGATGTGCGTTGCCGCatgatttgcaaatatttatgtaaatatgtatgagtcGTTGTTTGCATTTGTGCGCTTTCCCCTCtttgacttttattttgttattctgACGGTTAAGCCACGCCAGCAAATCGCGGCTTAGCACTTTGAACGCGCGGATattgcaaaatgcaaatatCGACAAAAATGCACAGAACCAcaggcatatgtatgtgtgtgtgtgtgtataaatgcACGATAAGTTCCATAAACAAATTCATAAAGAGATATATCTtgcttgtctgtctgtctgtttttgttgttgtaggctGTCAGTGCAAAAGCCAATGAACTTTAACTTCAACTTGTTGCATGCCGCCAGCTCGTAGGcgaaacgcacacatacacaaacacacatttatacatatatacatttatttatgttcCGTACttagcatgcatacatacatacatacatacatacaaacagataTGTTTGTGCATATTCACATATCATTGAGCAAATAATCATAAGCAAATAAAGCGCGCGCATTCGACGcagcaacaaaaccaacaaagcGACACACAGCAATTGCAAGCAATTCATAAACAAGCAGGCAAAATGAATTGAAGTTATAGAACAgataataaaaacgaaaacgaaaaaaaatgttaaattatatgAAATGCAATGCAGCGAGTAATCAAGCAGTCAAAGCGTCAATCAGCCAGGCCAGCCAACTAGGCAGTTACTTTGCTTGCCAACTAAACGTCCAATCATGTGTGGGCATGAATGTGTGTGGTGTGTGTctacttcacacacacacatgcgcgcatAAATAACTCGCGCTGAGGCTTTTGGGTCGCCACTGACAGCGGGTCCACATTGGC from Bactrocera tryoni isolate S06 chromosome 5, CSIRO_BtryS06_freeze2, whole genome shotgun sequence includes these protein-coding regions:
- the LOC120777514 gene encoding uncharacterized protein LOC120777514 gives rise to the protein MDIDYLAYLETFWAYFPYLFYSFVFLTLIPKSLRRIKTFADADYEANRHKYHRCYAPDICCHTMGEALPKPKPRKAVTRVYPKRHSTAGTTNTEAYYGSKQDATPTVNHIKRQVEPASIQTNTHVNQIAKMFENVPTVTVSPALLGKKINRVTPTIQSLDEPTSVIEDVTHASPPTPKSTLNASRLSQLLSQEQLENSLSLLQETNTDEEQNCWRDSPPRRTKRRADAPTALHYNGAGTSTTPSTASPVASSPPSDSPPLSASPLASSPVLFRPQLSMKSSLEDIFAAIARNAEKTENFIYAGCKSLSPVTSIDDILSQRRLSRPLSAYSISDLLNEESSNAAMDEARVENFLSVLNKT